From Acidobacteriota bacterium, a single genomic window includes:
- a CDS encoding sigma-70 family RNA polymerase sigma factor, translating into MEQSDKNVTQLLVELTGGNTQVLEALLPIVYGELRKLANNYLRRERADHTLQPTALVHEAYMKLVDQRNVQWQNRAHFFGVAANIMRRILVDHARKHNSEKRGGEFSKEQLEEALVVVSDAKSFELLALDEALENLNELDPQKARIVELRYFGGLSVEETAEVMGVSEITVKRHWKMAKAWLYGQIARN; encoded by the coding sequence GTGGAACAATCGGATAAAAACGTCACCCAGTTGCTTGTCGAATTGACCGGCGGAAACACGCAGGTTCTTGAGGCGCTTCTCCCGATCGTTTATGGCGAACTTCGCAAGTTGGCAAACAACTATCTGCGGCGCGAACGCGCCGATCACACGCTGCAGCCAACGGCGCTGGTGCACGAGGCGTATATGAAACTCGTCGACCAGCGCAACGTCCAGTGGCAGAATCGTGCGCATTTTTTCGGAGTCGCGGCGAATATTATGCGGCGCATCCTGGTCGATCACGCACGCAAGCATAATTCCGAAAAACGCGGCGGCGAATTCTCAAAGGAACAACTGGAAGAAGCTCTGGTCGTTGTCTCGGACGCGAAGAGTTTTGAACTTCTTGCTCTCGACGAAGCGCTCGAAAACCTCAACGAATTGGATCCCCAAAAGGCGCGCATCGTCGAGCTTCGATATTTCGGCGGCCTGTCGGTCGAAGAAACCGCCGAAGTAATGGGTGTTAGCGAGATCACCGTCAAGCGCCATTGGAAAATGGCCAAGGCGTGGCTCTACGGACAAATAGCCAGGAATTGA
- a CDS encoding transposase, producing MYEPRGWHSRGYLPHFDDGEKTQFLTFRLADSMPAAVLEVWRNELVDLAEAEAKSVLQDRIERYLDSGYGKCYLRDPEIAGIVQNALLHHKDAKYKLFAWTIMPNHVHVLLKPLIDLSAVEHSIKSYTANEINKLLGRKGKLWREEVFDRYIRDDDHFCNVLDYIDLNPVKAVLCDRPEDWPFGSANYFS from the coding sequence ATGTATGAACCTCGAGGCTGGCACAGCCGAGGGTATTTACCTCATTTTGACGACGGTGAGAAAACGCAATTCCTGACCTTTCGTCTGGCGGATTCTATGCCGGCAGCGGTTTTGGAAGTGTGGCGGAACGAACTCGTGGATCTGGCGGAAGCGGAAGCCAAATCGGTTCTTCAGGATCGTATCGAACGGTATCTGGATAGCGGATACGGCAAGTGTTATCTCCGAGATCCGGAGATCGCCGGAATCGTTCAAAACGCGTTGCTGCACCACAAAGACGCCAAGTACAAACTCTTCGCGTGGACGATAATGCCCAATCACGTTCATGTCTTGCTCAAGCCCCTCATCGACTTGAGCGCCGTTGAGCATTCGATCAAATCGTACACGGCGAATGAGATCAATAAACTGCTCGGACGAAAAGGCAAACTCTGGCGGGAAGAGGTCTTTGACCGCTACATTCGCGATGATGACCACTTCTGCAACGTCCTGGACTACATCGACCTCAATCCGGTGAAGGCCGTGTTGTGCGATCGACCGGAGGATTGGCCGTTCGGCAGCGCGAATTATTTCTCGTGA
- a CDS encoding dihydroorotate dehydrogenase-like protein codes for MPNLSTTYMGLTLRSPLVVSSNPLSQSIDNIVAMEDAGAGAVVLFSLFEEQIRAETAKFERVYQTASSAFAESSDFFPDLDDYPLGSVQYLELIREAKRRVEIPIIASLNGVTPEGWIEYAREVEQAGADGLEVNVYFIPADIRLTSEEVERRYIEIVKMVRAAVNIPIAMKLNPYFSSVGNMAQRLTDAGADALVFFNRFYQPDFDINELKVVPNLNLSVPAEIRLPLLWIAVLYGRIPVSLAATTGVHGARELIKYILAGADVGMVASSLLKHGVPWIREILTDLELYMLDQQFDTIDSFKGLMSQQHVPDPTAYERSNYIQIIENKDWR; via the coding sequence ATGCCTAATTTATCAACAACCTATATGGGCTTGACTCTGCGGTCGCCGTTGGTGGTTTCGTCCAACCCGCTTTCGCAGAGCATTGACAATATCGTCGCGATGGAAGACGCGGGCGCCGGCGCGGTCGTTCTGTTTTCTTTGTTCGAGGAGCAGATCCGTGCCGAAACGGCGAAGTTCGAGCGCGTTTACCAAACGGCGTCGAGCGCGTTTGCCGAATCTTCGGACTTCTTCCCTGATCTCGACGATTATCCCCTCGGAAGCGTTCAATATCTCGAACTGATCCGCGAAGCGAAACGCCGCGTCGAGATCCCGATCATCGCGAGTCTGAACGGCGTCACGCCGGAAGGTTGGATCGAGTATGCGCGCGAGGTCGAACAGGCCGGCGCCGACGGGCTGGAGGTCAACGTTTACTTTATCCCCGCCGATATTCGGCTGACATCGGAAGAGGTCGAGCGGCGTTACATTGAGATCGTTAAGATGGTCCGGGCGGCCGTAAATATTCCGATCGCGATGAAGCTCAACCCGTATTTTTCGTCGGTCGGCAATATGGCCCAGCGTTTGACCGATGCCGGCGCCGACGCACTCGTGTTTTTCAATCGTTTTTACCAGCCCGATTTCGACATCAATGAGCTCAAGGTCGTTCCGAATCTTAATCTCAGCGTCCCGGCCGAGATTCGGCTGCCGTTGCTTTGGATCGCGGTTTTGTACGGCCGGATTCCCGTATCGCTGGCGGCGACGACCGGCGTTCACGGCGCGCGCGAACTGATCAAATACATCCTCGCCGGCGCCGACGTCGGAATGGTCGCCTCTTCGCTGCTGAAACACGGCGTTCCGTGGATCCGCGAGATACTGACGGATCTCGAGCTGTATATGCTCGATCAACAGTTTGACACGATCGATTCGTTCAAGGGGTTGATGAGCCAGCAGCACGTCCCCGATCCGACGGCGTACGAGCGGAGCAACTACATCCAGATCATCGAAAACAAGGATTGGAGGTGA
- a CDS encoding bifunctional chorismate mutase/prephenate dehydratase, which yields MVEGINNPRAEIDSIDSEILRLLNRRASIALRVGAAKSNVDTSLCDPQREHEVIDRLTRENPGPFDETSVANIFQRIIDESLHLQQRNFQRSPQIDAASGPDLENIGRLSRVAFQGERGSFSEEAALGILGADCRTVPCRTFDDLFRAIDEGKADYILSPLENSLVGSVHRCYDLLLASSLSVVAEAVLPISHFLIGPPNASFESLKTVESHPVALAQCERFFAAHPDLIGVAADDTAGSVKRAIESGDASRAAIGGKRTAAIYGGKILREHIEDHAENFTRFALLTNVPDERATGSKISLIVRLKHEPGALHNAMRPFVRRGINLLKIESRPIKGMPSEFNFYFDLQAPASESELRGALDEIKEQAAEVRFLGRYSTISIERPD from the coding sequence ATGGTTGAAGGTATTAACAATCCGCGAGCCGAGATCGATTCGATCGACAGCGAGATCCTGAGGCTTCTGAACCGGCGCGCTTCGATCGCGTTGCGCGTCGGCGCGGCTAAATCGAACGTCGACACCTCGCTTTGCGATCCACAGCGGGAGCATGAGGTGATCGACCGGCTGACGCGCGAGAATCCGGGACCGTTCGATGAAACGAGCGTCGCCAATATCTTTCAGAGGATCATCGACGAATCGCTTCATTTGCAGCAGCGCAACTTCCAGCGGTCTCCGCAGATCGATGCCGCATCGGGCCCCGACCTTGAAAACATCGGCCGACTTTCGCGCGTCGCGTTTCAGGGCGAACGCGGAAGTTTCAGCGAAGAAGCGGCGCTTGGCATTCTCGGAGCGGACTGCCGGACTGTGCCTTGCCGGACTTTTGACGATCTTTTTCGTGCGATCGATGAGGGGAAGGCGGATTACATCCTGTCGCCGCTCGAAAATTCGCTCGTCGGTTCGGTTCACCGGTGTTATGACCTGCTTCTTGCGAGTTCACTGAGCGTCGTCGCGGAAGCCGTTCTGCCGATCTCGCATTTTCTGATCGGTCCGCCGAATGCGTCGTTCGAATCTCTGAAAACCGTCGAATCGCATCCGGTCGCATTGGCACAATGCGAACGTTTTTTTGCGGCCCATCCGGATTTGATAGGCGTCGCGGCGGACGATACGGCCGGCAGCGTGAAGCGCGCGATCGAGAGCGGTGACGCGAGCCGCGCGGCGATCGGCGGTAAACGCACCGCGGCGATCTACGGCGGCAAGATCTTGCGCGAGCATATCGAGGACCACGCCGAGAATTTCACGCGGTTTGCGTTGCTGACCAACGTGCCGGACGAACGCGCCACAGGCTCCAAAATCTCGCTGATCGTTCGACTCAAGCACGAACCGGGTGCGTTGCACAACGCGATGCGGCCCTTCGTGCGGCGCGGGATCAACTTGTTGAAGATCGAAAGCCGGCCGATCAAAGGGATGCCGTCGGAATTCAACTTCTACTTTGATTTGCAGGCTCCGGCGAGCGAAAGCGAACTCCGCGGCGCGCTCGATGAAATCAAGGAACAGGCCGCCGAAGTAAGGTTTCTGGGGAGATATTCGACGATAAGCATTGAGAGACCAGATTGA
- a CDS encoding glycosyl hydrolase, translated as MHSFSIIFFFSLILSSTIPAQTPSPTPSPAATVAPTPTPTPDPLPPSLFSGLKFRSIGPAVTSGRVIAFAVDPNDRTKYYVAVASGGVWKTVNSGTTWTPVFENEGAFSIGAIALDPKNPATVWVGTGERNSQRSVGYGDGVYRSDDGGKSWKNMGLKTSEHIGRIAIDPRDPNVVFVAAQGPLWSPGGERGLYKTTDGGKTWKAVITVSENTGVTDVVIDPSNPDTIYAASWQRRRHFYTLINGGPESAIWKSTDGGNNWTKLRSGLPPGDMGRIGLSISPANTNVVYATVEASGTASGVFRSNDRGATWERTGTQIAQGMYYGQIVADPKNVDRVYIPNVVFQVSDDAGRTQRALGERLKHVDNHAIWIDPNNTDYLLVGSDGGVYESFDRGANWHFKANLPVAQFYDVTTDTAVPFYNVYGGTQDNNSLGGPAKTRNQAGIMNSDWFVTNGGDGFKAQVDPLDPNTIYAESQNGGLVRFDKRTGERVGIAPIEGKDIESQRYNWDSPFIISPHSNTRLYFAGHKLFKTDNRGDDWKAISGDLSRGIDRNTLPVMGKVWGPDAIAKHQSTALWGNASAVAESPKKQGFIVVGTDDGLIQITENDGGSWRKVDKIAGIPELSYVTRVAASQHDVNTIYALFNNHQNGDFKPYIVKSTDAGKTWTSISANLPERGSLYGFAEDHVNPNLLFVGTEFGLFFTVDGGAKWTQIKAGLPTIAVRDIAIQKQENDLVLATFGRGIYVLDDYSALRQTNKDAVKQSSILFPVKDALMFVRSNAPFTGFMGASFYLAPNPAYGATFTYFLKDAPKTLKQKRQEAEREAEKKKQPFKYPSIAELRAESEEEPPALLFTVTDAEGKIVRRLSAPALPGVNRVVWDMRYVTPAIAATPAQLPADLPEGFRFGPQGPLVMPGRYSVSMALRTGGVVTALPGSQSFNIVVEGREKMNADEINALSAFQKKVFALQRSVSAASDTASAAKTRIGLLKRAAQEAPVENGGLLETANRLNAEVDSILNELRGGRENSEIPPPSIGDRIGYVAGAIRLSTVKPTQTQLDQYALVESLFNPELARLRKLVETDIPAFEKQLEAAGAPITPGRLP; from the coding sequence CTGCATTCGTTTTCGATCATTTTTTTCTTTTCGCTGATTCTAAGTTCGACGATCCCCGCTCAAACGCCGAGCCCGACGCCATCGCCGGCCGCAACGGTCGCGCCGACGCCGACTCCGACTCCCGACCCGTTGCCGCCATCGTTGTTCTCGGGTCTGAAGTTCCGCTCGATCGGCCCGGCCGTCACGTCGGGACGCGTCATCGCGTTCGCAGTCGATCCGAACGACCGCACGAAATACTACGTTGCGGTCGCGTCCGGCGGAGTCTGGAAGACGGTCAACAGCGGCACGACGTGGACTCCGGTCTTTGAAAACGAGGGCGCCTTCTCGATCGGTGCGATCGCTCTCGACCCGAAGAATCCGGCGACCGTTTGGGTCGGAACGGGCGAGCGGAATTCGCAGCGCAGCGTCGGCTACGGCGACGGCGTCTACCGTTCGGATGACGGCGGCAAATCGTGGAAGAATATGGGACTTAAGACTTCCGAACACATCGGGCGCATCGCCATTGACCCGCGCGATCCGAACGTCGTTTTCGTCGCGGCGCAGGGCCCGCTCTGGTCGCCGGGCGGCGAACGCGGTCTCTATAAAACGACCGACGGCGGCAAGACCTGGAAAGCCGTCATCACGGTCAGCGAAAATACCGGCGTCACGGACGTCGTCATCGATCCCTCAAATCCCGACACGATTTACGCCGCATCCTGGCAGCGCCGCCGCCATTTTTACACGCTCATCAACGGCGGCCCGGAAAGCGCGATCTGGAAATCAACCGACGGCGGCAACAACTGGACGAAACTGCGCTCCGGCCTTCCGCCGGGCGATATGGGGCGGATCGGACTTTCGATCTCGCCGGCGAACACGAACGTCGTCTATGCAACCGTCGAGGCGAGCGGTACGGCGAGCGGGGTTTTCCGTTCGAACGACCGCGGCGCAACGTGGGAACGCACCGGCACGCAGATCGCACAGGGAATGTATTACGGACAGATCGTCGCGGATCCGAAGAACGTCGACCGCGTCTATATTCCGAATGTCGTTTTTCAGGTTTCGGACGACGCCGGACGGACGCAGCGCGCGCTCGGTGAAAGGCTCAAACACGTCGACAATCACGCCATTTGGATCGACCCGAACAACACCGATTACCTGCTCGTCGGCTCCGACGGCGGAGTTTACGAGAGTTTTGACCGCGGCGCGAACTGGCACTTCAAGGCAAACCTTCCCGTCGCCCAGTTCTATGACGTGACGACCGACACCGCGGTTCCCTTCTACAACGTTTACGGCGGGACGCAGGACAACAACTCGCTCGGCGGGCCTGCGAAAACGCGAAATCAGGCCGGCATAATGAATTCCGACTGGTTCGTGACCAACGGCGGCGATGGCTTTAAGGCGCAGGTCGATCCGCTCGACCCGAACACGATCTATGCCGAAAGTCAGAACGGGGGACTCGTCCGCTTCGACAAACGCACGGGCGAACGAGTCGGCATCGCCCCGATCGAAGGGAAGGACATCGAATCGCAGCGCTACAATTGGGATTCGCCGTTCATCATCAGCCCACACTCGAACACGCGGCTTTATTTCGCCGGCCATAAACTGTTCAAGACCGACAATCGCGGCGACGACTGGAAGGCGATCAGCGGCGACCTGTCGCGCGGAATCGACCGCAATACGCTGCCGGTGATGGGCAAGGTCTGGGGACCCGATGCGATCGCGAAACACCAGTCGACGGCACTTTGGGGGAACGCGTCGGCGGTTGCAGAGTCGCCGAAGAAACAGGGATTCATCGTTGTCGGAACCGACGACGGCCTGATCCAGATCACCGAAAATGATGGCGGAAGCTGGCGCAAGGTCGACAAGATCGCCGGAATCCCGGAACTTTCTTACGTAACGCGCGTCGCGGCGTCGCAGCACGACGTGAACACGATATACGCGCTCTTCAACAACCATCAAAACGGCGACTTCAAGCCGTACATCGTCAAAAGCACCGACGCCGGAAAAACCTGGACTTCGATCTCTGCGAATTTGCCCGAGCGGGGCTCGCTCTACGGTTTCGCCGAAGACCACGTGAATCCGAACCTGCTCTTTGTCGGAACCGAGTTCGGACTGTTTTTCACCGTCGACGGCGGCGCGAAGTGGACCCAGATCAAGGCCGGTCTGCCGACGATCGCCGTTCGTGACATCGCGATCCAGAAACAGGAAAACGATCTCGTGCTTGCGACGTTCGGACGCGGGATCTATGTCCTCGACGATTATTCCGCGCTGCGGCAGACGAACAAGGACGCGGTAAAGCAATCCTCGATCCTTTTCCCGGTCAAGGATGCCCTGATGTTCGTCCGATCGAACGCGCCGTTCACGGGATTTATGGGCGCGTCGTTCTATCTCGCTCCGAATCCGGCATACGGCGCGACATTCACTTATTTCCTGAAGGATGCGCCGAAGACCCTTAAGCAGAAACGGCAGGAAGCGGAACGGGAGGCGGAAAAGAAGAAACAGCCATTCAAGTATCCGTCGATCGCCGAACTCCGGGCAGAGTCCGAAGAAGAACCGCCGGCGCTTTTGTTTACCGTGACTGACGCCGAAGGCAAGATCGTCCGCCGGCTCAGCGCGCCGGCGCTTCCGGGCGTGAACCGCGTTGTATGGGATATGCGTTACGTGACGCCGGCGATCGCCGCGACACCGGCGCAGCTTCCGGCGGATCTTCCGGAAGGCTTCCGTTTCGGTCCGCAAGGCCCGCTTGTGATGCCGGGTCGCTATTCCGTGTCGATGGCGCTCCGCACGGGCGGGGTTGTGACCGCGTTGCCGGGATCGCAGAGTTTCAACATCGTCGTTGAGGGCCGCGAGAAGATGAATGCGGACGAGATCAATGCGCTTTCGGCGTTCCAGAAGAAGGTGTTCGCTCTTCAGCGTTCGGTAAGCGCCGCGTCGGACACGGCGAGTGCGGCGAAGACGCGAATCGGATTGCTCAAACGCGCGGCGCAGGAAGCTCCGGTCGAGAACGGCGGATTGCTCGAAACGGCGAACCGGCTCAACGCCGAGGTCGATTCGATCCTGAACGAACTGCGCGGCGGCCGTGAGAACTCCGAGATCCCGCCGCCGTCGATCGGCGACCGCATCGGTTACGTCGCCGGCGCGATCCGTTTGTCGACGGTTAAGCCGACGCAGACGCAGCTCGATCAGTACGCGCTCGTCGAGTCGCTCTTCAATCCGGAACTCGCGCGGTTGCGAAAACTTGTCGAAACCGACATCCCGGCGTTCGAAAAACAACTCGAAGCCGCCGGCGCGCCGATCACGCCCGGACGGCTTCCATAA
- a CDS encoding 3-deoxy-7-phosphoheptulonate synthase, which yields MIIILKPQTDAESREFLRLESHLKNLPNIEMRVHHVQGAEQVLTEIYLIGNTAAISLDEMRSFPGVDHVVRVSEEYRVLGRHKNDSRPNHFIYQGVVFSQDNLNVFAGLCAVDSPQSVERMMQALKENGQVCTRMGAYKPRTSPYSFQGHGKNCLEYVFELAGKYGIKVIAMEITHESHIDEIREALAATGDPTGVMLQIGTRNTQNFELLKSAGRQQEFPVLLKRGFGITLDESLHAAEYLASEGNQKVIFAFRGMKTNIGDPHRNMVDFAHIPVVKRLTRMPVCVDPSHSVGSRARSSDNILDIMHVTAQGVIAGANMILVDFHPDPSVALVDGPQALRLEELPSFLEDVRIVREAYEKRRTLFD from the coding sequence ATGATCATTATCCTTAAACCGCAGACCGATGCCGAGAGCCGTGAATTCCTGCGGCTCGAGTCGCATTTGAAGAACCTGCCCAACATCGAAATGCGCGTTCATCACGTGCAGGGCGCCGAACAGGTTTTGACCGAAATTTATCTGATCGGCAATACAGCCGCGATTTCGCTGGACGAAATGCGCAGTTTTCCGGGCGTCGACCACGTCGTCCGCGTTTCAGAAGAGTACCGCGTCCTCGGACGTCACAAGAACGATAGCCGTCCGAACCATTTTATATATCAGGGCGTGGTTTTCAGTCAGGACAATCTGAACGTTTTCGCCGGCCTATGCGCGGTGGATTCACCACAAAGCGTCGAACGGATGATGCAGGCGCTGAAAGAGAACGGCCAGGTTTGCACGCGGATGGGCGCGTACAAGCCGCGGACCAGCCCGTATTCGTTCCAGGGGCACGGGAAGAATTGCCTCGAATACGTTTTCGAACTCGCCGGAAAATATGGCATCAAGGTCATCGCGATGGAGATCACCCACGAATCGCATATCGACGAGATCCGCGAAGCGCTCGCCGCGACGGGTGATCCGACAGGCGTGATGCTTCAGATAGGCACGCGCAACACGCAGAATTTTGAGTTGCTCAAGAGCGCGGGACGCCAACAGGAGTTCCCGGTTCTCCTCAAGCGCGGCTTCGGGATCACGCTTGACGAATCGCTCCACGCGGCCGAGTACCTCGCCAGCGAGGGCAATCAAAAGGTTATCTTCGCGTTTCGGGGGATGAAGACGAACATCGGAGATCCGCATCGGAACATGGTCGATTTTGCTCATATTCCGGTCGTCAAGCGACTTACCCGGATGCCGGTTTGCGTCGATCCGTCGCACTCGGTCGGTTCGCGCGCGCGCAGTTCGGACAATATTCTCGACATTATGCACGTCACCGCGCAAGGAGTAATCGCCGGCGCGAATATGATCCTCGTCGATTTTCATCCTGACCCGAGCGTGGCGCTCGTGGACGGGCCGCAGGCCTTGCGATTGGAAGAACTTCCGTCGTTTTTGGAGGATGTACGTATCGTTCGCGAAGCCTACGAAAAAAGGCGGACATTATTCGATTAA